TATTAGACTTCATTATCCTTTGGCCAATATTACTTAGCATATAAATAAAGATCTTGTTCAGTAATTTTTCGCCAAACATATTCGGATAAAAACAATGAAAGCAGGTGAAAGAAATGGCTTCTGACAGATTTCGAATCACCTTTATTCTTCCACGGTTAAATACACCACAAAGTATTGGGGCCGACTTCCGCTTTTCTAATTTATACCAAGGGTTTCTCATCTTCGTAAGGTATCTCTCATGAAAACCACAAGATTCGCCTCCAGCAATATATTTCATTACCTCATCAGAAGGTTTGTCGGTGATATTTAAACAGTAAACAGGCTTATCTAGATCATAAAGCTTATCAAAATCTTCATGTGTAAATACTAGCTTGCGAATTTGTGAGCTCTTTGTGATGCATTTGCAAATAAACTTATCAGGCAAGCTATTATTAAAAACATCACTCTTTCTAAGAGCGAAAAACTCGTTTGCACCAGTTGCTATTCCACGAGTGAATGACCCATAAGTCGATAGATGAACAAAATCATTTGGGGGAGGGGAGCTAGAAAATAATGACAACAGGATAGGCGTCCACTTTTCTTTAGATGGCAATCTTGAAGGCTCTATCGTTTCATGATAGTACTGGCTTATATCAGTAATCCTTGATAGATCATGATTTGAATTAATTTGTGTAATTTTAATGCGTTCTTCAACTCCGTCATTTTTGCAAAGTAAGATACAAACAGTTGTAATAGCATCTGGGAAAATCTCCTTTTCGTTCGAGAATACA
This is a stretch of genomic DNA from gamma proteobacterium SS-5. It encodes these proteins:
- a CDS encoding Eco57I restriction-modification methylase domain-containing protein, whose translation is MIFWFGELWLGSDGHFIEAPLNSYIKNLVRDRRIRIYGYEIDGEIISYLNGVKDKADLTLCNSDYLGAEPALFDSIICNPPYMRFQKFLNRHDVLPIIEKQIGKKLIGYSNIASVFLVKALNELKKNGRLAFIMPFEFFNTGYGREIKQSLLDNKLLKQIVVFSNEKEIFPDAITTVCILLCKNDGVEERIKITQINSNHDLSRITDISQYYHETIEPSRLPSKEKWTPILLSLFSSSPPPNDFVHLSTYGSFTRGIATGANEFFALRKSDVFNNSLPDKFICKCITKSSQIRKLVFTHEDFDKLYDLDKPVYCLNITDKPSDEVMKYIAGGESCGFHERYLTKMRNPWYKLEKRKSAPILCGVFNRGRIKVIRNLSEAISFTCFHCFYPNMFGEKLLNKIFIYMLSNIGQRIMKSNKRSYGGNLDKFEPGDLNDILLPNMSQFEMISEDEANEIVKIAVIDETQAIQMSNVLIQRIIDEKRVSMDQNSVKAVGNSASFIYSGYHFTS